The DNA window CGAGATTCTCGATTCAGAAAGGTGACATGAAGGCTGCTAATTTTGCCAAACTCACACTCTGTTGACGAGCCTCAATGATCTGGGCAAGGATATTAGAGACGGTCGACAGGCCCGCAGCCTGGAGTGTAGCGGCAACGATCGGAGACGGCATTTTGGCGAAGAAATGAGAAAAGAATGACTTAATTAGTAAGTATCAAGACGCAGGGAATCAATTGCGTGTAaattcttgatgttgatctttcATGTCAGCTTCAGATTGATGAGAATCTTGAGATGAGGTGGAGAGCCTCGTCTCACGTGCGGGCGTTGGAGCTCGGGATAAGTAAGATCCGCGAAATGCAAcccctttttcttcctcgtATCAAGTGCCGGGCTTTGAGACACTAACAGCCAAAGTCAAGATGAGATATCAATTGGATTGGCATTGATATTTGTGAGTTTGGCGCGGATAATAAGGCGGAAGCGAGTTGTCAATTCTCTACCAAGTTAGACCTGCACAATATTAAAGCGGAGCTTGAAATATTGCAAAACTATTCATTGACGACCTTGTAAGATATTGACTACACTCTTTCAGACCAGTCATTGGGTACTTTGGTTGATAATCTCCAGCTGGATCagataaaagtaaatagatTAGCAAAAGCAAGATATTCGCCCAGGCAACTCTTCAATCCTCATCTTTCAGCTGCCAAGCCCCTACCAAATTTCAGACTTTGAAACGGCAAATGCCATGAGGACATCGGAACCTGGAATAAAAACTAGAACGAAATTGGTCGTGAAATGGTTTGTACACTTTGGGGGAGCATTGTCTTCAAGAGACGATGGCCGTTCCAACGTTAACTAGTCTGTACTTCCTAATCTGGATAGACTAGGGAGAGACCCGTATAATCTTCATTTTCATTCCCACGATCACAGCTCATCCAATTGGGTTCTCAACTGCCTCTATCAGCGTAATTGGTTTAGTGGTAAAATTCTCCGTTGCCATTCGAGCAGCGTCGGGGAGCCCTGGGTTCGATTCCCAGATTACGCATTGAAACCGACGGTTGAGACGAGATGATTCTTTTAatgttttttctttttgatTTGGTCAAGATTTGAAGGTTGAGGCATCTGTACAATCGAGTGAAGCCATCGTGGAGTTGTGAATGTACAGGTTAGAGCCAGGTAACAACACAGAAGGCGCGACTTCCTTCTATGTATAAATCAGCTTCGAGTCTCCACTTTGATTCATTAGGAGCTGCTATGACAGAAACTTGTATAATATTGAGCATcggtatatataaatttaaacGGATTTACCGGTATAACAAAAATGACTTTACTGGCCTCGGCCATAAGTGCAAACCGGTCCAAGAGCCGGCCTCGTATCTGATGTTTCGTATGACTGCATTGTGGCCAACATGCTAAGCTGATGTACACCGTTGGACACTATGTTCGGAAGAATGGCGTGGTGTCGTATAAGCGGAATCCTACATGCGGACGTCCACGGTCTCCGGCCTATTAACAATGAAAGTCTGACTCGTAGGTTTCACAATTACCTGCACGCTACAGCAAGATGGCTCCAAACTTTGCTCTGAAAATCATAGCCAATGAGCTGCGGCGGGTAGACTATAAACAGCATAAGGTTTCATGGGCAATTCACTTCAGTCCCTCAACGGCCGTCTCAGATTTACACGGCATTAACACTGCCTCGTTTTAGGGACATTTATGAGAAATGATCATCTCTTAAGATAAAACAGCACCTCATGGCCTCACACAGTGATCTTTTAGGAAGCCCGGTGAGAACTTTATATCTTTGTGCGGGTGCAATGCATTGACTTTGGTTCTATAAAGTTAACACTCTGCTGATGGTTTTTGTTCCCCGTTATGTTTAGGGCACCCTTGCCACAAAACTCAGGTAAATTCTCagtatatatctatctatatcTTTTCCAACTCTGTCGGTATCCCATTTCCTCCATTTTATACTCACAGGCAACATGCATTTCTTCCAGAATCTTTCCCTTCTGCTCCTCCCAGCCGCAGCTCTGGCTGGAGTTATCCATTATGAAGTCAGGAAAGGCTTCACAAATCCTAAAGCAGGGCCACATTCAAAGAAGATTACAGATATTCACACTCAGGAAGAGAATGATTTCTTGAGTTTCAAAGGCACGCCACCTGGCAAAGCTGTTCAAGGCGGTGTCAAGCTTCGGATCCTTTCTGTTGGTGATTCTATCACTGTTGGTTTTGGAAAAGGAACGGATGGAAATGGATACCGCAAGAGACTAGGAAGGAATCTCAGTAGTAAGATggcaccatcttcttcgtgGAATTTGACTGACATTGTTTCAGGAAATGAGGTCGTTTGGGCTGGCACTGAAAAGACAACGGGAGATATGAAAGATGGCCACTTTGTAAGTTCCTCAAAAGTCCACAAATCGAAGCATTGATCTAACTTACTCATAGGCAGCCTGGTCCGGAAAAACAGTCCAGTACATCAACGACCACATCGATCCATCCCTCGAACAACGTCCCAACCTCATCCTTATCCACGCCGGAACAAACGACATGAACAGTAATCGTCACATTTCTACAGACGGAAACCTTCCTCAAGACACCACCAACCGCCTAAGATCATTGGTCGAAAAGATGATGTCCAAATGTCCTGACGCTACTATTATCATCGGCATGATCACCAATGTTTGCGACAACGAATGGTATCATTTTCAGAGAGAGGGGATCAAGATTTATCGTCAGCATATGGCTGAATTGGCAGCTGAGCTCAGAGCGAATGGGTCTCATGTACTTGCTGCTGATTTTGGGTCTTTTGATGATACGCTTTTGAGTGATTGCGTTCATCCGACGCAAAAGGGGTATGAGATTCTAGGGCACTGGTGGTATGATTATATTCATCAGATTCCTGAGGGTTGGATCAAGGATCCTGTAGGACCTGACCCTGTTCGGGATTAGGACATTCCGGATGGTAGTAGGCCAACAGTAATAAGATTTCTAATTGTTCATTTGATTAAGTTTCTCTGTCAGTATGATATCGTGAACAAGGCTTTTATGCCAATCACTTATACCCAGAATTAAACAAGCCTTCCACGGTTTTGGATTTGATGGAAGCATTTCAAAGATGCGGCCCGATGCTATGTAATTTTTGCATTACAGTAGGTACATTTCTCTGCCATGAGTGAGTGCTAGCTCCTGGTATGTCCGTTAGTGCTTGATGTGAAAAGAGCTGCGTGGAATCAACCAAATCTTAGTAACTACCTCTTTATGTCAACCAGGagtttaaagatatattaatctttttcttctgggTTGTTTATGGCCCAGAGGTAAGGTTGGAAGATACGTGAGGCATCGCTAACCCGCAGAACGATGTTCGATATAGTGGCATACAAGTTGGTGAGGGCGGCATTCGACCCTTTGGGCCAATTTTGAGTGAACGGTCGATTCCTTGCATCACCTCTCATCGCAGATCATTGCAGTGTTCTTATTTATTGACCAATGACCGATATTCTTTGTAAGTGCAACGCTGAATGCCAATGGACCAGGCACCGTTTACACTGGTTCCGGGCCGCCCAAGTTTGTGTTTGCATGATGAACAATGCACAGTTCTTACCTAAAATTCTACGCTTTTCGTTTCCATATCATCGATTCACGTATTCGTTCACAGATACCAGACGTAAATGATTCTGACACACGAAAAATTTCACATGATCGCGTTTGGGCATTATCTACTCTGTATATGTTCATCAGACCGGACGAGATGAATTATACAGCACATCAGATCAAACTGGGAACAGCTTCACCTCAGCTGAACAACGATAAACACTTCGTAGCACTCGCCTCATCTTGATAACCTATATATACAGTCGGCCCTTCGccttcatccttctcaatcATCAACCTGCATCACCGCACTTCTACCAACGCGCTTATCACAATAATCACCATTCTTCACACTTCACAAATCACCCACACACTACCTACGATCAAGATGTCTTCTCAGAACACCAACACCGCTGAGATCAAAGAGTCTGCTGGTTCTCGTCGCCGTAGCTCTGCCACCATGGGCAACTTTGCTAACGAGCCAGTCGATCGCAGCGCCGAGACTGCGGTGTCTCGAAAGCAGAAGCGGGCCAACCGCCGAAGCACTCTCCGAATGCAGTGGGAGGTGGCCCCTTTCCTCGGAATGGACCTAGATGACGAGAAGGACGAGgcgaaggagatcaagaaggctagcgagaagaaggagaaggagaacgagCAGAAGAAAGCTGAGGAGAATGAACAgaaggacgatgaagagaatgaggctgagaaggagaagtaaGTTCCCCTTCCCCGGGCTGGACTTGTAGAATCCAGGATTCTAACAGTTTAGCTGTCCCCCAATCCCCTTACAAAACTAACAAAACACaaaaaaaggattaaaaCAGAAAAGCACAAAAAAGCCGGCGGTAGTGCGCTACAGCCAGGAGTTTATATGACACCACCGGCTGGGGAATCAGAGTTTCCcggcgaagaggaagaagaggtaGGGAGttggtggaagaggaagatacTAGGTATCTCAGTGCGGAATTGGAGATTATCCTAATCTGCCAGGATAGTCGGGTTTTCCACTGTAAGTGATGGATATTTGGACAGTTTTTGGATCCGAGTTTGCTTTGTTCGCGTTAGTAGGTCTTGTACTGATAGGTTAGTTGGGAATTGATTTGCCTTCCCTaatttgtttctttgctCTTGAATATGTGATATCATGACTGTGACTTGATGCTATATCAAATGATGTTCGTTCGGGACGGACAGTGAGTCACCGAGTAGTGAGTACTAACCAATCTTCATTCGCCATGATGCAGCCACTCTGTCTCATTATTTTGTTTACTCACGCAGAATAGGAGCGATTGATGCCCAACAGCAACCACCAATCACTTCAAAGGCTGGGACTTTGTGAGAGATGCATGAGTTCACTAGGTACTGTAAGACGGCTCAAGTTTTGGCCGTTCTGACATACCTTACCCACTGCAGATCACAGATAAATTACTGGCAGGAACTCCGGTCGAGATACGAATTAGAGGCTTGTTTCTACGATATTGGCCGAATGTTCTACAAGGTACTCATCATTGGAACTTATACTTGAATGACCATGATCTAGACTATGCTGGATCATGTTGGACAGATCAATCAAGATCCGGTTTACCAGGGTCTCAAATAAAACGCTCTGGGTGAATTTATGAGCCTAAATTAGATAAAAAATCATTATTAGGGACACTCAACTTCGATGTAAGCACTACCTACGGCGGATGCAAGAAGCATCGGGATCTTCATTTCTTCAACTCCGACCACTTACACTCGGCCGTGCAACGAGTTTATGGATATATTTTGCCGCGCTTCAATTAATGCACATTATACTGAGACTTCTTAGATTTGCAGATAAACTGATTTCATTGCAATTATTATTCTGAGTCTGGTTTGTTGCTCTGATGCAACGTCCATGGGATATGTCTTACGATCTGTCGTCAACCGGACCATCGGCCCTTAAAAGGCCCCCCGATCCCCGATCTCCATTCCCAAATAGGTACTAAACCCCCCTGGAACAGCTACACGCGTATGACCGGGCGGTATCAAAGCCCCCGAAACCCGGGATTAACGGCCGATAAACCATCATTACCTCCGGCGCATCAGTAAATCACATTGAACCTCAACTCGTGCCATTCAATCTACCTTTTTCATCTTTTTCATTTCCGTTTATTACCTTTTGGCATCCTCCAATGAATTCTTCAAATTAACAATTAGTCATGGATGAATGCCTCATCAGTCAGGATCAGGATCGCCAGGATGTGGCGCAAAAGACGAGGGCTTGTACGAATTGCgcgaggttgaagatgaagtgtCAGTGGCCTAGTTCCGGTTCTGGTCGTGTAGAAAAGACGTGTTCAAGGTATGATATAGCATGTTTGATGTGGAATGTTGGCTAATTGTTGGCGTAGAtgtttgaggatgaagcttgATTGTCAGGTACCGGAGATCACACAGCGACGAAAACGCGGCAAGTCAACGTAAGTCCTCCCAAGTcatttatatataaacttGACTGACTTTTATAGACGAGTCGCTCAAttagagaagaagatcgacgGCAtcgtctctctcctctccgcAAACCAGCGCAAAGGCCTCTCCCCGCTAACACCAGAAAGTCCCCAAGAAGTCCAATCTCACGCTCCATGTCAACCTTATGCCAAAGAAAACCCCTTCACTACAAATCACGACATGATCAACCAAATCCCCGACGACAGCGTCCGCTTCAGCACGGATGTTGAACTATTTCCTGGCTTCCGCGTCTCGCAGCAAGAAGCATCTGAGCGTCTTGATGTATACCGCAGAGACTACGTGCCGCATTTTCCTTTCGTTCCTGTACCGAGCTCCATGTGTGCTTCGGAACTGTATGTTGAGTCGAGAGTCATGTTCTGGACGATATTAGCGGTTGTTTCGCCGCTGAATGATAAAGCGCAGATGGAGTTTAAGGCGTGGTTTAGGAGATATCTTGCTGAGCATCTTGTTGTGAGGCAGGAGAAGTCTAATGACATATTACAAGCGATGCTGATCTATCTAGCATGGTGAGTCCATCTTTCGAAGTGTAAGTGATTATGCTGACTCGTTAGGAACGACTTTCACTTTTATGGAGAGCTTCAAGTCACAAACATTATACAAATGGCTATTGGTCTAGTCATTGATCTACGGCTCGACAAGCACGCTGGACAGTTTCTGGGAGGACCAAAGACGCTGCTTGGCGATGCATGGACCTCAATGAGCAAACACCcgctcaagatgaaggtCCATCAGACGGCAGCCGAAAAACGTGCAGTTCTAGGTGTATACCACATCACAAATCTGTAGGCCAACATGCCCCCTAATTACCGAAGCGCAGCTAACAAGACCAGACTGAGCCCGTACTTCAGAAAGAGCACCATCTTCCACTGGAGCACACACCTCGCTTCCTGCTGCGAAAACCTCGCCGAAGCACGAGAGTTTGAGTCAGATATATATCTTGTCTCTCTTGTTCGGATGCAGCACTTGGCCGATCGAGGATTCAGCGTCATACCATCCACCGATCCATTTGATCCAACACCCCCTACATTTCACGCCGTAACCGCCATGGCTCTCGACACCGTCCATCGCGAACTGGAGAACTACTTTAAAGTACAGCCCGAAATCGTGAAGCAGATACGTACGTCTCCTGGCCTAATTGCTGCATCAAAACTAACTGTCGCAGCTGGCTTCAGAGCCCACTACAACTCCATCCTCGTCCGACTCTTCGAGCCAATCCTCACCATGAAACCCTCAAGTCTCGTATCCTCCGACACATCCCTCACCGAACCCTTTCTCCGCACCGAATATCTCTGGAAGTGCCTCGAAGCCATCCAAAACACCCTCGAAAACCACGTCACACTGCCCCCCGAAAAGATCTCCATCCTCCCTGTGACAGTATCATGCGTCCTCGCCTTCGTAACAGTCACAGCCTCACGCTTGATCATGGCCGAGAACTCTACAGACTGGGATGTAAAAGCCGCTCGTCGACGCCTTCAATTCCAGGATATTCTCCAGCGATTGAGCGATCAGTTTGCGCAGGCTGATGAAGAGGCGCAAAGGCTGAATCGGAGACGTAGGGTCATGGAGGATGGGAGCAGTGTGTTTCTAAAGTCGTCTTTCAAGGTCAGATGGATTCGACAGTGGTATTTGTCAAAAATTCCAGAGGACGAACAGCTATTGTTGGTGCCGCAGCCGCAGACTACGGTGGAGAACTTGAGTGTGTTGCAGAGCAATCCAGACTGGGCGGCCAATCTTCAATTTGACGATGAGTTTTGGGCGGAATTGTTGAACGGGTTTGACATGGAGGCTTTTGATAAGTCTCTTACTACTGTTGCAGCTCAATAGCGCGATTGACGCTGCGTGTATTAGTATTCGATGATACCTGAAAACACTTATTGCAATGATACCCAAAGTAATGACCAGTATCAACTGCCGTTCAAAGTCTGTGTTATTCACCCATGCCCGTGTTATGCTGTTCATTGGTGACGGCACCTTCGGCCGGATGTACCCGGACGAAACAAGGGTCCGGCGCCGAATTATGTTTCATTTCCCAGCCAAGCTCCCTCTTCAAACATTCATGCACCAAAAGCCAGAAGCCATTGACACAAAAACAACAGTATAACGTCGTCTCAATTACCACCTTGTATTGTATTGCATGTTGCTTGACTCGTTCTGATTTGCAACATGGCACAAAAAGCAGCTCGCGACTGGGTATACCTGGTCATAATCTCACTCCAACTCATTGGCATGATCTGTCCGTACCGTATCCTCACCTCAAACCAAGACTCTCACTAACAATCCCCAGGTCTCGAATTCACAGAATTCTACCCCGAAGCAATCTATTCTGCACCCAATGCCCCTCTCCGCTTCCTAGCCAACGTCAAAGAACAGTATCTCTCCTTCTCGGGAGACCCCTTCTTCGGAGACAAGTTCCACGGCGCCTGGTTCCGTAGCATGTTCTTCATTGAGATCTTTGTCCAGTTTCCTCTGGCTATTTACATCGTGCGGAACCTCGCTGCTAAGAAGCCTTCATCTGGACCTGTTGAGCTCGCTGGTTTGGCGTACGGCTGCTTGACGGCCATGAGCTCTGTGGCTTGTGTTGCTgagctgttggagatggggCCTGGGTTGGTGAGCGAGGACCATAAGAGGAATTTGGTCTGGGGGACGTATTTCCCCTATGCGCTTATTCGTAAGTTCCCATCTGTTTGTTGGGATGTTTACTAATGAGATCAAGCTGGTGCTATGGCTGTTGATATGTACACACGACTGTTGCGCCGGGTGAGCACTGAtatcaagcccaagacacAGTAGAGAACACAATCACAGAACGGCATTTGCATGACAGATAGTCGGTGTGGACTGTTGCCTCCGGCTTTTCACATTACTGTTCTACATTGCAGAAATTCCATATCCATCCCTGACTCCATAAATGCACTATACATAAAACCCTGGACCTCAGTCCATTCTCTTATTCTGCTTCGAGTATCCCCATCCATTGCCCATAGTGTTCACTCCATATCCCAGCGGCGTCGCACCCCCAAGAGCTCGTCCCTTGAGTCTTCTGGGCAGAATCACACCAAGAGTGTACATGGTAGCACATAACacaccagcaccaaaggACACGAGACTGTAGAACACAGTGCTCGCGTAGATATGACCGCCTAGGCCCTGCCATTCTACCTTTCCTTCTGTCTTGGGCAGCGCCGGTGTAGGGAACCATCGCACGGAAAGGCTCAGGGGTAATGGGTCGCCAATGACCAATTTTCGTGTATGAGAGCCCTGTAAATGATGCAGCGGACTGGTACTATACGCAATCGCTGAATCCAAAACACCACTGTCATGAACATGAGTATGGTGCTTCGGTGTACTATGTAGCAACACGTTCATATGCGTGCTGATATGTATATGGCTAAGTTGTAATGTGCCCGCGAGAGCGAAAACAACAGGGACGTATTCGCGCTCGGGGACCTTCTCGCCAACGACTTCGACTTCGGCCGCTGGACGCGCAGGGATACGACATGATAGTGGCGCATCGGAGTGGATGTAGAATTCGAGGAGGTGGAAGAAAGGGTCGTCGATCATGGCTATCGTGCAGTTCACTTCGCCTTCTGTGCCGTAGTTGAATTCAAGAGAGCGGCCGGTCTCGTTGCAGATGGGGAAAGGTTTCCACTCGATTTCGTGCTTTTCGTTTTCGACATGTTCGCCAGTTTCTCTGCGCCGTGTTAGAGATGTAGCTGTTATCGGGTGATAATACGTACGAGTTACGGTTCATGCATTCTACGGGAATGGGAGCGCCGTAGTGATATGAGGGAAGACCATCTTCTGGGTTCGCTGTGACGAGGGGCGTTAATGCGCCCAGGGCGACGACGGCCCAAGCGATGGGAGTGATCATGATAGCGGTGTGATTCGAGGGCGCAAAGAAGTAGTTTATGAGAAACCACCCTCGTTTATTCGGCGACTTGAAGCGTCTATATCAAGCATCAAGATCTTAACATTGCGATCAAGAAAGTCTGTTTGGCGAGCTGTGGAGGGTTGAGTTGAAGCTGGTTGGAGCTAACGATGTGGAGATAAGATGCCACCCTGGACTCGACTCGACAGTATATCACGTGTCACTTCATTCCAGCGCCAAGAAAGGGAAGTATTTACGATGAACTTCGTTAAATACTTTACATGCTTTGATATTGAATTAGAGTCAGCAAAAATAGCAGTCTTTTCTTAGTATAGAATGGGGAGTTAGGTAAGGAATTGGTGGAAACATCTGCAGATACGAGACCCTGAGTCACTCTAAACAATGATGAGAGGGAGTTTTTGTAACTGACACAAGAGATTTGTATACGCACACAAACATTCACTGTTGACCAATGTCCTATGATAAAATGTATGCTAAATTATGCAGGCTTCATAATAAATATTCTCATCCTCTGCAAATATCCTGATGAAGGCTCCGAGTTAGTCTCCGTCCAGCGGTGACTTTTCGGAAACTTCCCAACAGACTCATATATAACCCTTCACGAACTGAACATATTGATACCAACAACTCAAACTAATTTCATGATCAAACTATTACGGCCAATTATAACAAGAATCCCTCGATTCATCAGAATGACTTCCTCAGACACCGCAAGCGCCCTCAAGACTCTGAGACAGCACTATGACAGCGCTACCATGGAAGCTCAGATGCTGTACGCTTCAAAGACCATGATGCCACACCTAATCAAGCCTCTTCCTACACAAATGGGGATATCTGAAAAGACCTCAACGCCTGTGAAATTTCTGGATAATGCTTGTGGAAGTGGTGTCTTGACACATGCGGTCCAGCAGGCTTTGCCTAAggatatccttgagaagAGCACGTTTTTATGTGCTGATGCTTCGGATGGTATGGTCAGTGTGGCtaagaagaggcttgataCAGAAGGATGGGTCAATACGGAAATTAAGAAGTTGGATGCGACGGTGAGTTGACTTACACCATGGGATGTCCAGACACTGACGAGATATACAGAACTCTGGACTCCCTGAGAATTCTTTCACGcatgttggtcttggtctagCACTCCATGTCATCCCTGATCCGAATGCTGTTCTTGCTGGTAAGTCTCCTTCGAAACTCCTCAGAACAGAACTAACATGTCCAGACGCCAAACGCATCCTCAAGTCAGGAGGCATCTTCGGCGCAACAACATTCCACAAAGACAACACATTCTGGCTCCCCGACATACGCACCGCATTCGCGTCATTCCCCTTTGAAGCCAAACTCCCCGAAGTCATGAAGATGCAAATGCACGATCAAGGCGACTGGACAAACCCCGCATGGATCGAAGAACacttaaagaaagaagggtTTCAAGATGTGAAAGTGACTGCGCACGATGACAGTTACACTATTGAAAGTGCGGAGGATTATATTCTGCAGTTTGGCATGATGCTGGgctggttgatgaagacttGGTGGAGTGAGGAAGTGCAGGGGGAGCATTCGCtggaggaggccaaggagttgttgaggaggcatTTGGTGGAGAAGCATGAGGGCAAGGGATGGGATATTGAGTTCAAGGTGATTTGTATGACTGGGAGAGTTGAGTAACTCGGTctgaagttgagaagaacAGGAGCTTGGTCTTTCGTATTCATGCTATAACTCATGATATCTTGACGACTAAGTAAGAAGTAGAAACAAATAGTACTGTAATAAGAAGAACAACTTAATAAAGCAGCCACCCTCTAATACACATTTTATATAATACAATATTAAGTGTATACAAAACGAACGACACTGTATCTTCTAGAATACATTAAAATGACCGCTTTTGCCCTCCACCCCCATCTAACTAACCCTTCTAGTTATCGCACTCCCCAGAATACCTCCCATCTATAAAGAATGACCTCCCCCATTTTCCCATCAAGTATCTTCATCCCCGCCCTGGACTGAAATACAGAATGCCCTCCCCTTTTTTGAAACCATACCCCGACATTGGTAGTATGGCCGACCAACCCAAGCGATGTTTGTGCAGTTGAAGGTTCTCGCGAACGGTTGGTCTGGAACGTGGTACCCAGCGTAGCAGTTTTCGtgatttttttaatttattatgCTTGCTTGCGCTGGGTTAAAGACTCACGCTCGAAGCGTGGTGAAACGTATTTGATATCATTGCTGATGATTCATTGCGTTGGTGGGTTGCAGGAGACCAGCTCTTGGAtagaggaaaggaaaggaaagaagtcGTTGAGTGTTTCAAGTCATAGTGAAGACGGAGTCATAAGTGTCAAGTCGTCGAGGCGAGTTGTCTTATAGAGCAATTGTTTGGTGTTCGAGAGCCGGGTTATAAAATACTGCTCCCCATACTAAGAGACAAAAGATTGTTGAAGTCTGCCTTGACAACAACACCACAACCTCTCAATCTTATATATCCAAATTCCCTCGCCCCCCAAAACAATTCCCTAAGCCCGCTCCAAACGCAGTGAGGCCCTTTTGCTACGACTCGCTTTCAAGCGTGGCGTGTTACCCTTCGCCCTGGTCCTGTCCCCAAAGTGAGGCGAACAACTATGCAGGCCTCACCCACCAATACCGCCTCCCACCGCCTCCAAGTCTCACTATACAGGGCGAGCGGCATTGCAGAGTCAACGTAGCGCTGCATGCATTGTCGCTGCCTTGTGCTACTGTACACCCATGCTGAATCATTAGAGTGCTGGTGACAATATCACTGGAGACGTCGGCGACACCGCTCTGTTAATGAGACGCAGCCTGATATAGGTAGGTAAACATATCGTTTCGCTGTTGCATTTCTTTCCATTCTTTTCAAAGGGGCGCTGTTTTTATCATACCCCGCATGTCTTGTTTAATAATTACATGTGTAAAAAAACGAGAAAAACCCTTTGGACCTGTACAGTACAACGCACCCTCATGACAATTGGCGCCTATAGCATAGCATATccatcatccttgacaaaAACATGTGGCCGCGCACCCCCAACTACCAACTACTCAAAGCTTCCCAATTCTCTAGACTCTAACTAACTGATGCTTGCTCCTCTCTCCATCCATTCTCATGCCCTCAGCTCGCTACCTATGCAAATCTGAGGCTTCCCGTCGGAACCCGTTGTGACAAACCATCCACCTCTctcttcagcag is part of the Fusarium fujikuroi IMI 58289 draft genome, chromosome FFUJ_chr07 genome and encodes:
- a CDS encoding related to acetylxylan esterase, giving the protein MHFFQNLSLLLLPAAALAGVIHYEVRKGFTNPKAGPHSKKITDIHTQEENDFLSFKGTPPGKAVQGGVKLRILSVGDSITVGFGKGTDGNGYRKRLGRNLSSKMAPSSSWNLTDIVSGNEVVWAGTEKTTGDMKDGHFAAWSGKTVQYINDHIDPSLEQRPNLILIHAGTNDMNSNRHISTDGNLPQDTTNRLRSLVEKMMSKCPDATIIIGMITNVCDNEWYHFQREGIKIYRQHMAELAAELRANGSHVLAADFGSFDDTLLSDCVHPTQKGYEILGHWWYDYIHQIPEGWIKDPVGPDPVRD
- a CDS encoding related to cercosporin resistance protein, giving the protein MDECLISQDQDRQDVAQKTRACTNCARLKMKCQWPSSGSGRVEKTCSRCLRMKLDCQVPEITQRRKRGKSTRVAQLEKKIDGIVSLLSANQRKGLSPLTPESPQEVQSHAPCQPYAKENPFTTNHDMINQIPDDSVRFSTDVELFPGFRVSQQEASERLDVYRRDYVPHFPFVPVPSSMCASELYVESRVMFWTILAVVSPLNDKAQMEFKAWFRRYLAEHLVVRQEKSNDILQAMLIYLAWNDFHFYGELQVTNIIQMAIGLVIDLRLDKHAGQFLGGPKTLLGDAWTSMSKHPLKMKVHQTAAEKRAVLGVYHITNLLSPYFRKSTIFHWSTHLASCCENLAEAREFESDIYLVSLVRMQHLADRGFSVIPSTDPFDPTPPTFHAVTAMALDTVHRELENYFKVQPEIVKQIPGFRAHYNSILVRLFEPILTMKPSSLVSSDTSLTEPFLRTEYLWKCLEAIQNTLENHVTLPPEKISILPVTVSCVLAFVTVTASRLIMAENSTDWDVKAARRRLQFQDILQRLSDQFAQADEEAQRLNRRRRVMEDGSSVFLKSSFKVRWIRQWYLSKIPEDEQLLLVPQPQTTVENLSVLQSNPDWAANLQFDDEFWAELLNGFDMEAFDKSLTTVAAQ